One Pyrus communis chromosome 4, drPyrComm1.1, whole genome shotgun sequence genomic region harbors:
- the LOC137730856 gene encoding loganic acid O-methyltransferase-like, which translates to MAEGGKGTLQVSAVSMNLNGDRENSAIPITASLPMNAGKGTYSYFNNSCSQRLCTEDEKRKFIEEIEQKLDMKKLFSLSNTIRLADLGCATGPNTFMIIQDILEAMQRKHQSQLSQSCLNDDQHSDDHQMPEFQVFFNDQESNDFNTLFTSLPQDKQYFAAGVPGSFHHRLFPESSIHFVHTSLCLHWISKSPEVLQNKASPTWNKGRIHYTSAPDEVVEAYASQFAEDMENFLNARAKELVPEGMMVMILVGIPKGMPYSEIPMGMMCNGLSSSLMDMAKEGIIEESEVDSFNLPFYAASLEEMEEIVEKNGCFRIERMELTNPAAYLKGGPVDIPVWVTNVRAATEGMFAKHFGSEVMEEMFGRLTDKLVDIAELINSRCEVKSQLLTVLKRK; encoded by the exons ATGGCAGAAGGGGGCAAAGGAACATTGCAGGTTTCAGCTGTTTCCATGAATCTCAACGGAGATCGTGAAAATAGTGCGATACCGATCACAGCTTCGTTGCCTATGAACGCTGGAAAAGGCACTTACAGCTACTTCAACAACTCCTGCAGCCAG AGACTGTGCACTGAGGATGAGAAGAGAAAATTCATTGAGGAAATTGAGCAGAAGCTTGATATGAAAAAACTCTTCTCTCTTTCAAACACCATTCGTCTTGCGGACTTGGGATGTGCCACTGGACCAAACACTTTCATGATAATTCAAGACATACTAGAAGCCATGCAACGCAAACACCAATCCCAATTATCCCAATCATGTCTCAACGACGATCAACATTCTGATGATCATCAAATGCCTGAATTTCAAGTCTTCTTTAACGACCAAGAGTCGAATGACTTCAACACCCTCTTCACCTCTCTCCCACAAGACAAGCAATACTTTGCAGCCGGCGTGCCCGGTTCTTTCCATCACCGTTTGTTTCCTGAGTCATCTATCCACTTTGTGCATACCTCATTATGTCTCCACTGGATCTCCAAGTCGCCGGAAGTATTGCAAAACAAGGCCTCTCCGACATGGAACAAGGGCAGGATTCACTACACAAGTGCACCGGATGAAGTAGTTGAGGCTTATGCGTCCCAGTTTGCGGAGGACATGGAGAATTTTTTGAATGCTAGGGCCAAAGAGCTTGTGCCTGAAGGAATGATGGTAATGATCTTGGTTGGAATTCCCAAGGGGATGCCTTATTCAGAAATTCCAATGGGTATGATGTGCAATGGTTTATCGTCTAGCCTCATGGACATGGCAAAAGAG GGAATAATTGAAGAAAGTGAAGTAGATTCCTTCAACTTGCCATTTTATGCAGCCTCTCTAGAGGAGATGGAGGAGATAGTAGAGAAAAACGGGTGTTTTAGGATAGAGAGAATGGAGTTGACAAACCCAGCAGCATATCTGAAAGGTGGTCCAGTTGACATACCAGTTTGGGTCACGAATGTGAGGGCTGCAACGGAGGGAATGTTTGCCAAACACTTTGGAAGTGAGGTTATGGAAGAAATGTTTGGAAGATTGACCGATAAACTTGTAGACATTGCCGAACTCATAAACTCACGATGCGAAGTCAAAAGTCAGTTGCTTACTGTTCTCAAGCGCAAATGA